TTCCAGCCTCAGAAACTGCAAATTaacagcacctcagattagagCCAACACAAATCCTTCACAGCATTCAAGTGGCAGAcatatctcaacatctactgttcagaggagactgtaAATACGGCCTTCATGGTTAAATAGAAAAAAACCACTACTGGTGAGTAACAAGAGGAGAATTGCTTGGGCCGAGAAACACAAGGGACGTACATTAGACCAGTGGAAATCTGtactttggtctgatgagtccaaatTTAGAGATTTTTAGTTCCACTCGCTATGTCTTTGTGAAACACAGTAATGGTGAGCAGACACGTGCAGTCTATGTACACACTGTGAAGCATGGAGGAAGAGGTGTGATGGTTTGGAGGTACTTTGCTGGTGATACTgttggtgatttattcaaaattcaaggcacacttaaccagcatggctaccacagcattctgcagtGACATGCCATCCCATCTGGTTTGTGCTTAGTGGgaccatcatttgttttttaacaatgaccccaaacacacctccaggaTATGTAAGGGCTATTCAACCAAGAAGGAGAGTGATGAAGTGCTGCATGATCTGGCCTCCACAATCACCTGACCTAAACCCAGTTGAGAGGTTTGGGATGACTTGGACTGCATGTGTGACAGTGtacaaagctgtcatcaaaatGGCTACTTAAAAGAATCTAAAATACAATTATTGAATGAGCGGAAAAAtcattgaatgagaaggtgtgtccaaacttctgactggtgctgtgtgtttttatatggaatcctatatgttttttgtttttttttcacaacataATGGTATTTAACAACTTCTGGGGGGAGACTGAATTGACTCTAGAAGTTTACTGTCAATTATCACTCTAATTTCAGAGCTAGTAAGTCTAATGTTCATAACCTGTAAATGATGGACAGAACTTAAAAATGAAGCCTCAGATgttaaaattgaaaaattgtAGCATGTATAATGGAACAACATTCAGCTCAGGCTGTTTTGCAcccaaaacattttaatctgcTGAAAATGCTGAATAACAAGTTTCTGAAAATGTCAAGCTCAGTTTCATTCAGGcatttaaaaaagttttaattgTATAACTGACaaattacagtatgtttagTTTGGTCTTCACTGTTTGTTAATGGCCTGATGCAATAATATTATGCAACCTGACACCTCTCCTATTAGAGGTGTGAAAGAGTCTTTGGTCCCTTAGCTGTACACATGAGCCCGACTTCTTCCCAAGGTGCGTTGTATGAGCAAACTATGTAGTAATTATGTAATGTTTACCTCTGAAATGTTTCCAACAGAGAAAcagctaaaagaaaaacaaggataGCTGATTAACAACAATAGTGTCACAACAAGGTGATAGCAAAAAACAACTTCAGTAACTACTAAGAGTCCAGTCCAGAAAACAATAGGTGGCTCTGAAAAGTTTGAAGGAAATGTAGAACTGATTAGGAATCAGATAAAATAGCTAAATAGCTTCTGTGTGGCTGTATGAGTTCAAATTGCTATATGTTGAGCCACTTTTTCCTCAGTGCTGTGTAAAACAACCAACAAATACTTTGCCTCACACTTCATGGTTGGAAGTTCTAAACCTTTGTGACACAGGCTCTGTGGAGGACAGAATGTCAAGATCTCAGTATTTTTAAACACCTGATGATGaccttaaaggataactctggtaaTTTAGAACTTGGGCCTTCTTAAATTctaaagttgaaggcaactggacttctttttttAGGCTCTTTGAcgatgtttcacctctcatcagaaaggcttcctcagttccCAGAactaaagaaaacagaagtccagttgccttcatcTTTAACATataagactaccatgacctggatgactgagaacctacacagacaacttgggccttattttcccctGTTTTTAGGTGTcaatgattgatagggacaaaaaacATAAGAACATATACCTGGCAAccgcaaacagctgctgcagtgcaatTCAACTAGGCATTTGTGCCACATCAAAGTACAttcactaaagtgcttgtttttttcattggcagactcagattgttatcagatgtctgacaacattatgggaAAGGATGACTACACAGGTAGATGTTTGTAATAAAGAGTAAGACTCTTTTTGCTTAACCACAGACATTGCACTCtatcaacaaaaacaggaatttttcCTTGCtgaaaacaggagctgctgggagACTGCTGCCTTGATTGGTTAGATTGTTTGTGATATTCTGTGACATTCAGTGatgaaagaagtattcagatcctttaaataagtaaaagtGCCATGGCATAACAACAACTAACTAACCAATGGAGGCAACAGTATTCCAACAACTCCCCACTCTGCAAAGTAAAATTGGTTTCTTTGTCattggagtctggtagcaacATATAGCAGTGTTTCTGGTTAAGAAAGGATCTAGATGTGTAGGTAAGCAAATGTTTCCTAACTTGCTTGGCATTGTAACTTAATGGGGTAATAACGTATCAGTGTTTGTTAACAGCTTGCTCTGCTGCCCCAGAGtggccaaaaataaataactgaataattaaagaaaaaataaaaacagcacactACTGACTTGTTGTCTTGCAGGTGGAGAAACAGTTCAAAAACAACTGACGTGCAAAATCTAATCTTAAATAAAGACGATTATTGTGTCTTACTGCTGCTAAAATTTCATTTGTTCTTAAGCTGCATACAATGCTGAAACTGTTTGAAAATACACATTGATTCCTATTTTCAACTTAGCAAGTGGAAGTAAATTTTGGTTATGACAGTTAATGTAGTGTTAAACTATATTAGTTATCTTTTAATTAATGACTTTATATGAACACTATTTGACGACACATAGCTATATACTGTTTCAGCGGCTACATACTATAGTTGTATCTATACATTCATTTCTACTGTATAAGcacttacagtatataatgttttgtaacaatccagacacacaaaaagcagaaatattatGTTTATTGTGCTATGTATCAACACATAGCACACATTTCAGCTCAATGAATAAGACATTAAAGGAGCCTTTGAGTTTTCAAAATCACCCTGATATATTTTCCCAGAAATGATCATTCTGAAAGCTCCCCTGAACCAGCGGTAAAAGAAAGCATAAACAAATGGGTTCAGCATTGAATTTGACCTTCCAAGCCAACTAAATATTTCAATGACAGAAACCGGTATTCCATAATTACTTACTGGCTGGAAGgtaatgcaaagaaaaaaaggagtcCAACATATCAGAAAAACTCCCATAACAATAGCCAGAGTTTTGGtggcctttctctccatcttactGACAGTTGCACCAGACTTTGTGCTCTGATGGGTTGTGTTGTGGATGCTGTGAGCCTGTTTCTGTGCCACCTGGAAAATCCTCAGGTAGACACAGAGCATGACAATTGCTGGGAGATAAAAAGATGCAATGCATCCAAAAATGGGCCTTATTTGAATATCAAATGAACAACTGTCCTCACAGTTCCCTTTCTGAAATCCCGCTATCATCACACCAGTTCCAATCACAACAGAAACAGTCCAGCTCACCAGGATCATGATGGTCGCAACATGgtcattcatttttgttgtatatgtcagaggctgacacactgcataatATCTGTCAACAGAGATACAACACAAGTGAAGAATTGAAGAATTACTCAGCATTATATCAAAGCTGCCTCTTATTTTGCAAAGCAAACTTTCATAATACCAACATGAAGATTCAGTGAGTGCCATGCTAAAGGGACAGACTAAAGTTCCCACAAGCAGGTCTgcaacagccagagagaggatgagatagtttgtaggagtgtggagctgtttgaaATAAACAATGGACATTATTACAAGCAGGTTGCCACATGTTATAACTACAGATAAGCATCCATAGAAAAGACATAATAATATACTTATAGTTAATGGACTGATAGCCATTAAACACGATACATTTACTGAGTTATCACAAGCGTATTTTTCctgaaaaatatcagttttgttaaaaatgaaCTTGTGATGCATGCTGTCTGGTTCCTGCAATCCAGATGTTCGAGCTTTATGTGAGGAGATAAGatgatgtcattttatttttgctcatcGTGAGGCAACCTACCATTATTGTTAACCCCTCTTGCTATCAGTTGAAGATGAAGTAACTATTTCAGTAGCTACCTTATTATCATAATTAGTTTCTTCTTAAGCTCACCAATCAGTTGTGGAGAAGTACGTGTTATGAGATGACAAGTTGTCACGCAATGTAGatgtgatgagtgtgtgtgtttgcataaaaAAATTACAGACATGTAATAAATTAAGACAGATTAAAAGTGAAGCAAATAGAATGTATATTATCTAAGGCCATGGGTTTATCTAAGGAAAAACCCATGGCCTTTAACAGTCTTCCTCATCAGTGCCTGAAAGCTAACTTATTGTGTATGGCATAAAAATGTTGGCCCTGTACATATGCAGCCTCTGTGGGCCCCTTTCCACTGTCATGCCTACAGATAACTCTGGCAAAAACATAACCTTTTTGGCGAGGGGAACAATGCCATATGGGGGAAATTAGCTCCCTTGGCAGAGGTCTGTGCTTGCTGAGTgctttcttgtttgtttgtgtttgattgtgcattgtctgtttctctgttagCAACTTTATACAAAATGATGGTCAGAAATGACACAACGACCAATTGATTATATTTTGGGAGTGATCTGGATCATTGTCTGGATCCAGGAATTTTTTGAAGAATTCTCATTCTCATCTCATCATTGTGAGATAGGGCCATTTTTTAACATTGTTGCATGTTACTCCACAGAGAAGGCTCAGGATGTTTGACAGAAAGTATAGGAAAAGCTTACAATAGGTTTTCCAACATCTGGATCTTGGCAATATTCAAAGGTAAATTTCAAATATGTGGCTTTATTTAAATCTAGAGCTACTCTAACTTAAGTTTCAATTATTTGGAAACACATTAGTAACACAATGTTGTTATTGCAAGTAACACACCAAAATACAATGCACCTATCACAACAGAGATGCTGACGTCAGCACTGTACTTAACACAGTAGGGATGCTGATGTCAGCACTGTACTTAACACAATAGAGATgcttgaattattattattcatcaatatcaaatacaaaacaattcCATATGGGGGAAAAGAGCTCCCCTAGCAGAGGTCTGCGCTCTCTGAGTGCTTTCTAGTTTATCTATCACACCCAGTAGTGTTGAAATGAGTGGGAGTATATTGACTGATATCAGAGGTAAATTTTATGGTCTTAACTAAAATCTTCCATCTTATTTCCATGTATTATACCTGTATTATACCTGTGTACTATCCTTAAATATCCCATATCTTAGTTAGACGTAACTGGGAGGCCTACACAATACATGCCACTGTATACggtatatgtaaatataaatgcatGATATTTTGTCACACTCTTCCATATAGGGGTTATTTGTATTTAGTGTCATAGCCTTTAATCTTTGTAGTAAGGATCATATTCTCATTAATGTTCCACCAACTGAGATATTCACTTTCATTGTTCCAAATATCTTGTGAGTTTCCATGACTTCTGAGAATGACATATAGAGTATATTTATATTATCTGATATTAAACACAGAATGTTTGGAAATAAGTTTTTGCTGCCTTATCCTAACCTGCAGATAACTGCTTATTATTTCAAATGAGTTCGAAATTAtgtcttgttttaatttgtcagatttgtgtttttatttcgtCCTCTGGGATCATATTAGCCATTTATTTACAGTCATAATTTTACAGCAGAGAGTGCTTAATTTACTTTTAACACTACAAACAAAGCAGTTCAGTGCAGATTCTGTGTACATCGTTGTTTTTTAGTCTTATTTTTGATTCTGTGTCACACCAAACAGCCCACCCCACATGGGGTCACAAGGCATTTTCTCTCCCAGGCTTCCTCCAGGTATATGGCTTTCATATGAGAACATATCATTTTTATCTTACTAAACAAAGTATTATTTTTAtcaaaattacagaaaaataggacagaaaatgaaattttctgttttgttcagaGAGTATCTCTTCCAGACTGACATACCAGTTAGTTTCAACAATATATggtaaaatatcaaatatcatgTGGGCTTTAAGGGATCTTTGCTTGCAACATAATTCTCAGTACcatattattttttgtcatcttaCATGTACAGTTTTGGTGCTGTATATCATCAGCCCACTGCCTTTTCCCTCAGCAAACAGATTCTCTGAACAAACAAATCCTGACCTTTTCATTATATGTCTTTATCAGAAAATGACGCCCCTAACCCTTAGCTGTAAAACAACATGTACAAACCATTCAAACTGTAATGCTGTTGACATGGTATACATAACTACCAGTTATTGAGCCAATGAATTGTCTCTCCCAAATAAATATCTTTGTTGTCAGTCTGCTTTCTTTCATGTCAGGTAACTGAGCAATGCATATCTTCATTAGTCTCACATGGTATATAGCCAGCCTTGGTGCATATTTGAGCACACCCAGAAAATATCTTAAACAGTACTACTtttgtacatatacacacatagtAATATTTCTCAGTCCTTGAACCCCAGCAATATGATCAAGAACAAAGCACATGCAAACTTGAAAATATTTTGAGTATCTTTAAAAACTCATATCCTTGAGGTACATAGAGTTATAAACAGTGACAGTTCAATTATActgcaaaagacaaaacagagaatgtgttcatcaatatgttttctttattttttaacattattgACATAATCAGTGCAGTTTTGAGTTGGCAAAATCACCATGAAATATTTTTCCAGAAATGATTATTCTAAAAGCTGCCCTAAACCAGCTGTAAAAGAAAGCATAGATAAATGATAAGAAGTAAAAAACATTCTTCTTCACAAGTATCTTGATTAAGCAGAGTTATTAAGAAGATGATTCCAGTTAGGACACAAACACCCCAGCTCACCAGGCTCATGATCCCAGCAACATGCTGATTTATTTTAGCTTTATACGTGAGAGGCTGACACACAGCATAATATCTGTCAATAGAAATACAGCATAAGTTCATAATAGAAGATGTGCTTACTATATCAAAACTGCCATGGATTTTGCAAAGTAAACTGGCCTGATGCAAA
The Lates calcarifer isolate ASB-BC8 unplaced genomic scaffold, TLL_Latcal_v3 _unitig_4671_quiver_767, whole genome shotgun sequence DNA segment above includes these coding regions:
- the LOC108901802 gene encoding trace amine-associated receptor 1-like → MTGYEYHRKLLLQEGRANCLVITCGNLLVIMSIVYFKQLHTPTNYLILSLAVADLLVGTLVCPFSMALTESSCWYYESLLYRYYAVCQPLTYTTKMNDHVATIMILVSWTVSVVIGTGVMIAGFQKGNCEDSCSFDIQIRPIFGCIASFYLPAIVMLCVYLRIFQVAQKQAHSIHNTTHQSTKSGATVSKMERKATKTLAIVMGVFLICWTPFFLCITFQPVSNYGIPVSVIEIFSWLGRSNSMLNPFVYAFFYRWFRGAFRMIISGKIYQGDFENSKAPLMSYSLS